In Selenomonas dianae, a genomic segment contains:
- a CDS encoding hemagglutinin repeat-containing protein, with protein MRKKDLARKITSWITLGVFSMQPILTFAAEILPDTSAPISQQPLVMETASGHPLVQIAPPSAGGVSMNLYTFFNVPERGAILNNSYNLSNTELAGYVQGNPNLMGGTARIIVNEVTSANPSELRGFLEVAGDRAGVVIANPNGILADGAGFLNTARVTLATGRTAMDAAGNLAALRIDDDKVVITGKGLNAKGVESAELYARAIEINAGLWAEHAKIVTGANTIGYTDGEISPIIADSNMPSYALDLSAIGGMYANRIALIGTEKGLGVNLEGQITSTQATSLDVNGNLKTSGNLYSDGTTSIHAKESANSGTIYSAKDTSISATAIKNDGKIISGANTALQADTIINRGTLGSSIASSGAANANGVLTIDAKTLVNADANILSGNDISITADNIHTQNGTIAGNGDISVAAAQHLDIEKATLQSGRNFSIQADSMPLTGNISSGKDLSVTLNSDLTNTSASDSFGNLHADGNLTAKINGAVFNRRNLSADNTLHLTAAGNLVQVKGGSISGKNLSITSANLSNQGLIQADESAEIKTAQLKNDATGKIYGDTVSIQAKHIVNEKNAPLESRLADEMAVLKQKADQLEAAHSVDVTRFTSWGEVNAYKANIHNAELAYDAQRSVVDGIKAELEQLPSGVIAARKDLSVTADTIRNSGSAHLYAGQDMDLAATEGLTNRGARIETQGSIRITAPVTKNENAAFSTKRVITETRNNPTKLRIDEDRHTEIGQAFPEWEFREINSGYGAYHSNVAPKAILEPAEYKPLEQISEEERAAGEKPIPEELIGTMTPTYAYDDPIFKQFGITSMNTERPAADDPARAAWDTQYKGILAQLNEKITAYNAEATKYNQKIGTAAGQKIIHFSVIRSHSLISKESVTSTLPGSILAGGNILLNSAVENDDSNIVAGRTLQALGTVKEDAAKQQELTVTFGTTQASYTERRNWLHKGKVRKYHGVVFMKPEIAKSKASPIGIQTYEGGSAVPVDRTDITNAQRERVQNALSPFGLAPSDTAQTADDEQVEHLFVSSLYRVHPESTANYLVETDPAFTNKRNFLSSDYMYRQMKWDQDKVPKRIGDGFYEQQLLADQILKQTGKHHLDGYTDDETAFKALMDAGISYAKEMNIAPGVTLSKEQVASLTSDMVWLEERDVYVNGKKERAVYPVLYTKNTNGLRLTAGGSLISAKNIAIETKDALKNAGTLYGENILAHAGDIENTGLIRGQKIGLKSERDIRVQGSVIGDKAVVLEAKNNIDVSSTTEHLAHQDVLNTTAGIAVKGAEGVLALSAGKNAALAGATLAALGKNGSILLSAGENISLDTKKLQSDKDMTADAANYLRTKRGTELGTEIRADANISIAAGNDLTARAAEISSKNGATSLSAGNDISLTAGREISEDHYGIRYKESGLISSKTTTIRIDTESDIAHTTNITGQNVNIAAKRDATFAAANIAADSDVNIAAGRNFSALSAENYAHTENYKDVKKSGIFGSGGGLGFTIGTQQTKTTRDSDAITQQGTNIAALGGNVSISAGENAHISSSAILADKDATVTAKDVRIDGKDNIYRESITQESKTTGLTVSFSHGLLDLGQSLYAPISHIGEVQDDRLKAVYAYQTGRMIHDAFKKNPLTNATFSLDISFGTSKSYSRMESTTREYAGSRIASGGNTNVTAGERDLTVTGSAITGRDVSLTAKGNVRLEAGENTSITTTENKFSSASIGASFTPQGLSNISVNANKANGNSKELLTAYSPTLVVAENTLSLTSGKDMDIIGSKAQGEKITAKVGGNLSIETLQEKETYEEQNSSTGFGFSWGVKAKEKASSAESTDQANTASTESATNTTSGSDNTAPSTGRKFSAPTIGGSRNNGTVDSHYRSARDQAGFFAGGGGFDIYARENTDLKGGLIASEASADKNKLSTGTFSFSDLHNEADYRAKDTGSSAQIKPTLVQIKEKNPDESENKTLKVVQALHPTPSIPTVVQGSANSTTKSAVAPGTIDIRENPTQDISALSRDTANTLNELGRIFDKKSVEEQKELVNVFREEAFRLLHDLPDDGSGRKVILHAFVGGLISQFAGAGFASGAAGAGLNEALINNLKGLDPALAQAISALIGAAAAKIVNGDATAGATAAASGTKHNFFGGAAAGSITPQIMAALTGYVIVVYAGVQYIQNTATNEIVAQLQQDGNWLLNNVDSTLESIFKEHNIPYSQPQTLNGPHYYITPPITVTPPDHEHFPFDLSPNILDLKYKPYTNPLFDFKEQWSSQDFSDGNRFFSKGFEKEKADKAYPPANEHSSTNNPKDFERTGKPNSSIDRVDEKGRIITRRWYDGNGRAKKDVDFTDHGNPKTHPEVPHEHTWEWDKNGNASRK; from the coding sequence ATGAGAAAGAAAGACCTTGCCCGAAAGATCACGAGTTGGATCACGCTTGGTGTCTTTTCGATGCAGCCCATACTCACCTTTGCCGCAGAAATCCTCCCGGACACCTCCGCTCCGATCTCCCAGCAGCCGCTTGTGATGGAGACGGCGAGCGGTCATCCTCTCGTACAGATCGCGCCCCCGTCTGCAGGCGGCGTGTCAATGAATCTCTATACGTTCTTTAACGTACCCGAACGTGGTGCGATCCTCAACAACAGCTACAATCTCTCCAATACGGAGCTTGCAGGGTATGTGCAGGGAAATCCGAACCTCATGGGCGGTACTGCACGTATCATCGTCAATGAAGTCACAAGTGCAAATCCATCCGAACTGCGCGGCTTTTTAGAGGTCGCAGGTGACAGAGCCGGTGTCGTTATTGCCAATCCGAACGGGATTTTGGCAGATGGTGCCGGCTTTTTGAATACGGCAAGAGTAACGCTTGCCACAGGACGCACTGCGATGGACGCCGCAGGAAACCTCGCCGCACTGCGCATCGACGACGACAAAGTCGTCATTACAGGAAAGGGTCTCAATGCAAAGGGCGTAGAGTCTGCCGAGCTCTATGCACGCGCCATCGAAATCAACGCGGGACTTTGGGCAGAACACGCAAAGATAGTCACAGGTGCGAACACCATCGGCTATACGGATGGAGAAATCTCACCCATCATTGCGGACAGCAACATGCCCTCCTATGCCCTCGACCTTTCGGCAATCGGCGGTATGTATGCGAATCGGATCGCACTGATTGGAACAGAAAAAGGCCTCGGTGTCAATCTCGAAGGTCAGATTACGAGCACACAGGCGACCTCCCTCGATGTGAACGGGAACCTCAAGACCTCCGGCAATCTCTATTCGGATGGCACAACATCCATCCACGCAAAAGAATCAGCAAACAGCGGAACGATATACAGTGCTAAAGATACTTCCATATCTGCAACAGCAATTAAAAATGACGGAAAGATCATCAGCGGTGCAAATACTGCGCTCCAAGCGGATACGATCATCAACCGTGGAACACTCGGGAGCAGCATCGCCTCCTCCGGTGCGGCAAATGCAAACGGCGTGTTGACAATCGACGCAAAAACTCTTGTCAACGCTGACGCAAATATCCTCAGTGGAAACGACATCTCCATTACGGCAGACAATATTCATACCCAAAATGGTACGATTGCAGGAAACGGAGATATTTCAGTTGCGGCAGCGCAGCATCTGGATATTGAAAAGGCAACCTTGCAGAGCGGCAGGAACTTCTCTATACAGGCAGATTCGATGCCGCTTACGGGGAATATTTCCAGCGGCAAAGATTTATCCGTTACGCTGAATAGCGATCTGACAAACACGTCCGCTTCGGATTCCTTTGGAAATCTCCATGCGGACGGCAACCTCACGGCGAAGATCAATGGCGCAGTATTCAATAGAAGGAACCTCTCAGCAGATAACACCTTGCATCTCACCGCAGCTGGAAATCTTGTCCAAGTCAAAGGCGGTAGCATCTCCGGGAAAAACCTAAGTATTACGTCAGCAAACCTCTCCAACCAAGGACTCATTCAGGCAGATGAATCAGCCGAAATCAAAACAGCACAGCTGAAAAACGATGCTACAGGCAAAATCTACGGCGATACGGTTTCCATCCAAGCAAAGCATATCGTAAACGAGAAGAACGCGCCCCTTGAATCCCGCCTTGCCGATGAGATGGCTGTCTTAAAGCAAAAAGCAGACCAACTGGAGGCGGCACACAGCGTCGATGTGACAAGATTTACCTCATGGGGCGAGGTGAATGCGTATAAAGCAAACATCCATAACGCTGAACTCGCCTATGATGCACAACGATCCGTGGTAGACGGAATCAAAGCAGAGCTGGAGCAGCTTCCTTCGGGTGTCATTGCTGCGAGAAAAGATCTCTCTGTCACCGCAGATACCATTCGCAATTCAGGGAGCGCCCACCTTTATGCAGGGCAGGATATGGATCTTGCTGCCACGGAGGGACTGACGAATCGCGGCGCACGCATCGAGACGCAGGGCAGCATTCGTATTACTGCACCTGTGACAAAGAATGAGAATGCTGCGTTTTCTACGAAACGTGTCATTACCGAAACAAGAAACAATCCCACAAAACTTCGGATTGACGAAGACCGTCACACCGAAATAGGTCAGGCATTTCCCGAGTGGGAGTTCCGCGAGATCAACAGCGGATACGGTGCATACCACAGTAATGTCGCTCCAAAAGCGATTCTGGAGCCTGCTGAATACAAACCGCTGGAACAGATTTCAGAGGAAGAACGTGCCGCCGGCGAGAAGCCCATTCCCGAGGAACTGATCGGCACCATGACTCCGACTTATGCCTACGACGATCCGATCTTCAAGCAGTTCGGCATCACCTCCATGAATACGGAACGGCCGGCAGCAGATGATCCCGCGCGTGCTGCATGGGACACGCAATACAAAGGAATCCTCGCACAGCTCAACGAAAAGATCACGGCATATAATGCAGAGGCAACGAAGTATAATCAAAAAATTGGAACAGCGGCAGGGCAGAAGATCATTCACTTCAGCGTCATCCGCAGTCATTCGCTCATCTCAAAGGAAAGCGTTACCTCCACCCTGCCCGGCAGCATTCTAGCAGGTGGCAATATCCTCCTAAACAGTGCTGTAGAGAATGATGACAGTAATATTGTTGCGGGGCGTACCTTGCAGGCCCTCGGCACTGTCAAAGAAGATGCCGCGAAACAGCAGGAACTTACTGTTACCTTTGGAACGACGCAGGCCAGTTATACCGAAAGAAGGAACTGGCTCCATAAAGGAAAAGTACGGAAATATCACGGCGTAGTCTTCATGAAGCCCGAAATTGCAAAAAGCAAGGCATCCCCCATCGGTATTCAGACCTATGAGGGCGGAAGCGCCGTCCCCGTCGATCGGACAGATATTACAAACGCACAGAGAGAGCGCGTGCAAAATGCCCTCTCCCCCTTCGGACTTGCTCCCTCCGATACAGCACAGACAGCTGATGACGAACAGGTCGAACATCTCTTTGTCAGTTCCCTTTATCGCGTGCACCCGGAATCCACGGCAAATTATCTCGTGGAGACTGATCCTGCCTTTACCAACAAGAGAAACTTCCTCTCCTCCGACTATATGTACCGGCAGATGAAGTGGGATCAGGATAAGGTTCCCAAACGCATCGGCGATGGCTTCTACGAACAGCAGCTTCTCGCAGACCAAATCCTAAAACAAACAGGCAAACACCATCTTGATGGCTATACCGATGATGAAACTGCATTCAAGGCACTCATGGATGCGGGTATTTCCTATGCCAAGGAAATGAACATCGCCCCCGGTGTCACGCTCTCCAAAGAGCAGGTCGCATCTCTCACCTCGGATATGGTCTGGCTCGAAGAGCGCGATGTCTATGTAAACGGCAAAAAGGAACGCGCCGTCTATCCTGTTCTCTACACCAAGAACACGAACGGTCTGAGGCTCACGGCGGGCGGCAGTCTCATCTCCGCAAAGAACATCGCCATCGAGACCAAGGACGCGCTCAAGAATGCGGGTACGCTCTACGGCGAGAATATCCTTGCCCATGCGGGAGACATCGAAAACACGGGACTGATTCGCGGACAGAAGATCGGACTGAAGTCTGAGCGGGATATCCGTGTGCAGGGTTCTGTCATCGGTGATAAAGCCGTTGTCCTTGAAGCAAAAAACAATATTGATGTAAGCAGCACAACCGAGCATCTTGCCCATCAGGATGTTCTGAATACGACCGCCGGGATCGCCGTCAAGGGCGCTGAGGGCGTTCTTGCCCTCAGCGCAGGGAAGAATGCCGCACTTGCAGGAGCGACGCTTGCGGCACTCGGCAAAAACGGCAGTATCCTTCTCTCTGCAGGTGAAAACATCTCGCTGGATACCAAAAAACTCCAAAGCGATAAGGATATGACAGCAGATGCCGCAAACTATCTTCGTACCAAGCGCGGTACGGAACTTGGCACAGAAATTCGAGCAGACGCGAACATCTCGATTGCTGCAGGAAACGACCTCACAGCACGCGCGGCGGAGATTTCAAGCAAGAACGGTGCGACTTCCCTCTCCGCAGGAAACGATATATCTCTCACAGCAGGACGAGAGATATCCGAGGATCACTACGGTATTCGGTACAAAGAAAGCGGACTGATCTCTTCCAAGACCACAACCATCCGCATTGACACGGAGTCAGATATTGCGCATACGACGAATATCACAGGGCAGAACGTCAACATCGCGGCAAAACGTGACGCAACCTTTGCGGCGGCGAATATTGCTGCGGACAGCGATGTGAACATCGCCGCCGGACGGAATTTCTCTGCCCTCTCGGCAGAGAACTATGCGCATACGGAAAACTACAAAGATGTCAAGAAGTCCGGCATCTTCGGTTCGGGCGGTGGACTCGGCTTCACCATCGGAACACAGCAAACAAAGACCACACGTGACAGCGATGCCATTACCCAGCAGGGGACGAATATCGCGGCACTTGGTGGAAACGTCTCCATCTCTGCCGGAGAGAACGCACATATCTCATCGAGTGCAATCCTCGCGGACAAAGATGCAACAGTCACAGCGAAGGATGTCCGTATTGACGGTAAGGACAACATTTATCGCGAGAGCATCACACAGGAGAGCAAGACGACAGGGCTTACTGTCAGTTTCAGCCACGGACTCCTTGATCTCGGACAATCTCTCTATGCACCGATCAGCCACATCGGCGAGGTGCAGGACGACCGACTCAAAGCTGTATATGCCTACCAGACGGGGCGGATGATTCACGATGCGTTCAAGAAAAATCCGCTGACAAACGCAACATTCTCCCTCGACATCAGCTTTGGGACAAGCAAATCCTACAGCCGCATGGAGAGCACAACGCGCGAATACGCAGGAAGCCGTATCGCGTCGGGCGGAAATACAAACGTCACTGCGGGTGAGCGTGACCTGACCGTCACGGGTAGTGCCATCACAGGACGTGATGTATCTCTTACGGCAAAGGGGAACGTGCGCCTTGAAGCGGGCGAGAATACAAGCATCACCACAACGGAGAACAAATTCAGCTCCGCAAGCATCGGCGCATCCTTTACCCCGCAGGGACTCTCGAATATCAGCGTCAATGCAAACAAAGCCAATGGCAACAGCAAAGAATTGCTCACCGCTTACTCTCCTACCCTCGTTGTCGCAGAGAACACTCTCAGCCTCACCTCGGGCAAGGATATGGACATCATTGGGAGCAAGGCACAGGGAGAGAAGATCACCGCAAAAGTCGGCGGGAATCTGAGTATTGAAACCTTGCAGGAGAAGGAAACCTATGAGGAGCAAAATTCTTCTACCGGCTTTGGCTTCTCGTGGGGCGTGAAGGCAAAAGAGAAAGCGTCTTCAGCTGAGTCCACAGATCAGGCAAATACTGCCTCCACGGAATCCGCAACGAATACGACGAGTGGCAGCGACAATACAGCCCCCTCCACCGGGAGAAAATTCTCCGCGCCCACCATTGGTGGATCGCGGAACAATGGAACGGTCGACTCCCACTACCGCAGTGCACGCGATCAGGCAGGATTCTTCGCGGGGGGCGGCGGCTTTGACATCTACGCCCGAGAGAATACCGATCTCAAGGGTGGACTCATCGCAAGTGAGGCAAGTGCTGACAAAAACAAACTTTCAACAGGCACATTCTCTTTCAGCGATCTCCATAATGAGGCGGACTACAGAGCAAAAGACACGGGCTCTTCTGCGCAGATAAAACCGACGCTTGTCCAAATAAAAGAAAAGAATCCTGACGAAAGCGAAAACAAGACACTGAAGGTAGTGCAGGCATTGCACCCCACGCCTTCAATTCCCACCGTAGTACAAGGAAGTGCAAACAGCACGACAAAATCTGCTGTCGCACCGGGAACCATCGACATCCGCGAGAATCCGACACAGGACATCTCTGCCCTCAGCAGAGATACTGCAAACACCCTCAACGAGCTCGGCAGAATCTTTGACAAGAAGAGCGTCGAGGAACAGAAAGAACTCGTCAATGTCTTCCGTGAAGAAGCATTCCGTCTCCTGCACGATCTTCCCGACGATGGCAGCGGACGTAAAGTTATCCTTCATGCCTTCGTCGGAGGACTCATCAGCCAGTTCGCAGGAGCGGGCTTTGCTTCGGGTGCAGCAGGTGCCGGTCTCAACGAAGCACTGATTAACAATTTGAAAGGGCTTGATCCTGCCCTTGCCCAAGCAATCAGCGCTCTTATTGGCGCAGCTGCAGCAAAAATAGTCAATGGAGATGCAACAGCAGGAGCAACGGCGGCAGCAAGTGGGACGAAGCATAATTTCTTTGGGGGTGCCGCAGCCGGTTCTATAACCCCGCAGATCATGGCAGCATTAACAGGGTATGTGATCGTAGTTTATGCAGGTGTGCAATATATCCAAAATACTGCCACAAACGAGATTGTAGCGCAACTGCAACAGGACGGAAATTGGTTGTTGAATAACGTGGATTCTACTCTTGAGTCCATTTTTAAAGAGCACAACATACCTTATTCTCAACCACAGACACTAAATGGTCCGCATTACTATATCACACCACCAATAACAGTGACTCCGCCAGATCATGAGCACTTCCCCTTTGATCTCTCTCCCAATATTCTGGATCTTAAATACAAGCCCTATACCAATCCCTTGTTCGACTTTAAGGAGCAATGGAGTAGCCAAGATTTCTCTGATGGTAACAGGTTCTTTTCGAAAGGATTTGAAAAAGAGAAAGCAGATAAAGCCTATCCTCCTGCCAATGAGCATTCATCTACCAACAATCCTAAAGATTTCGAGAGAACCGGCAAGCCAAATTCATCTATAGACCGTGTAGATGAAAAAGGCCGAATCATCACAAGGCGTTGGTATGATGGAAATGGTCGTGCAAAAAAAGATGTAGATTTTACAGATCATGGAAATCCTAAAACACATCCCGAAGTTCCTCATGAACACACATGGGAATGGGATAAAAATGGTAATGCGAGCAGAAAATAG
- the treC gene encoding alpha,alpha-phosphotrehalase encodes MADFKNKVVYQIYPKSFKDSNGDGMGDLRGVAEKLDYLADMGVDYLWLTPFFVSPQKDNGYDVADYLDIDPHFGTMADFDALVQAADAKGLKIMLDMVLCHTSDQHAWFQRALSGDKKYQRYYILRDGRNKKSADDPGEPPTNWQCAFGGSAWQRKPRLRKWYLHLHDVSQPDLDWTNPRVREELANVVRFWKARGVAGFRFDVINLIAKPEVFADDTKGLGRRLFADGPHIHEYLRELVQNAGIDDMMTVGEMASTDLENCIHYTRPANHELSMAFNFHHLKVDYKDGDKWALMEPDMAQLKQLFSAWQTGMAEAGGWNALFWCNHDQPRIVSRMGDEETYRVESAKMLAACIHLMRGTPYIYQGEELGMTNAGYTSIEDYRDVESLNCYRTLLEQGVAEADALKILAARSRDNGRTPMQWSARQYAGFSTKKPWIPLAKNYPSINVEAAQKDENSILAFYKLLIKLRHEMPIIAEGDIRFIEEDNPDVIAYERTWQGERLTVFCNFRPTSVRLRYASLQDFADAQKLLGNYPDVEEYLRPYEVLAFYRQM; translated from the coding sequence ATGGCAGACTTCAAGAACAAAGTAGTTTATCAGATTTACCCGAAGTCCTTCAAGGACTCCAACGGGGACGGTATGGGGGATCTGCGGGGCGTTGCCGAAAAGTTGGATTATTTAGCGGATATGGGCGTGGATTACCTTTGGCTTACCCCATTTTTCGTCTCGCCGCAGAAAGACAACGGTTATGATGTAGCGGATTACCTGGACATCGACCCTCACTTCGGCACCATGGCGGATTTTGATGCACTGGTGCAGGCCGCCGATGCCAAGGGGCTTAAAATCATGCTGGACATGGTGCTGTGCCACACGTCCGACCAGCACGCGTGGTTTCAGCGGGCGCTGTCCGGCGATAAAAAATACCAACGCTACTATATCCTGCGTGACGGCCGCAACAAAAAAAGTGCGGACGATCCGGGCGAGCCGCCGACCAATTGGCAGTGCGCTTTCGGCGGCAGCGCGTGGCAGAGGAAGCCGCGCCTACGCAAATGGTATCTGCATTTGCACGATGTAAGTCAGCCGGATTTGGATTGGACGAATCCCCGCGTGCGGGAAGAACTCGCCAATGTGGTGCGGTTTTGGAAGGCGCGGGGCGTGGCCGGATTCCGCTTTGATGTCATCAACCTCATCGCCAAACCGGAGGTTTTTGCAGATGATACCAAGGGACTGGGACGGCGGCTTTTTGCCGACGGGCCGCATATCCACGAATATCTGCGCGAACTTGTGCAAAATGCCGGCATTGACGATATGATGACCGTTGGTGAGATGGCGTCCACGGATCTGGAAAACTGTATCCACTACACCCGCCCTGCCAATCACGAGCTGTCCATGGCGTTCAACTTTCATCACCTGAAGGTAGATTACAAGGACGGTGACAAATGGGCGTTGATGGAGCCGGACATGGCTCAGCTCAAACAGCTCTTCTCTGCATGGCAGACAGGCATGGCCGAGGCGGGCGGCTGGAATGCGCTCTTTTGGTGCAACCATGACCAGCCCCGCATCGTCTCGCGCATGGGAGATGAGGAAACGTACCGCGTGGAATCTGCCAAAATGCTCGCGGCCTGCATTCACCTGATGCGCGGCACGCCCTACATTTATCAAGGGGAAGAACTGGGCATGACCAATGCGGGCTATACCTCCATCGAAGATTATCGGGACGTGGAAAGCCTGAACTGTTATCGCACCCTTTTGGAGCAGGGCGTAGCGGAGGCGGATGCCTTGAAGATTCTGGCCGCCCGCTCCCGTGACAATGGACGCACTCCGATGCAGTGGTCTGCCCGGCAATACGCAGGCTTTTCCACGAAAAAGCCATGGATTCCTCTGGCGAAAAACTATCCCTCGATCAATGTGGAAGCGGCGCAAAAGGACGAAAATTCCATTCTGGCGTTTTATAAGCTCCTGATCAAATTGCGCCATGAAATGCCCATCATTGCGGAGGGGGATATTCGATTCATCGAGGAGGACAATCCCGACGTGATCGCCTATGAGCGCACATGGCAAGGGGAGCGACTGACGGTGTTCTGCAATTTCCGCCCCACGTCCGTTCGCCTGCGCTATGCTTCCCTGCAAGACTTTGCAGACGCGCAAAAACTCCTCGGCAACTACCCCGATGTGGAGGAATATCTCAGGCCGTATGAAGTTTTAGCCTTTTATCGCCAGATGTGA